The following are encoded together in the Vibrio splendidus genome:
- a CDS encoding glycosyltransferase family 2 protein, which yields MTDIIFSIIIPVYNDEKTIVNAITSVLNQNFQGGLEIIIVNDGSTDSTHCLVDDLIEKKPLKPIRYYRTENYGVSHARNIGISNSIGKFLVFLDSDDLMHVNKLQVTSDIIKFNKNVDVIGHDYSISDGECITSSKKYFISSYLKFVPKHKVLIKNFAATSSWTVRNTNTIMFDEKLRYAEDHDYILRSAFNGMKLFYYSDKLISLDREIMSEGGLSSNHLLMRAGEIKMYLKLYKVNPYLTLLTPFLVLYSISKHLVKFLFR from the coding sequence ATGACTGATATAATTTTTAGTATAATTATTCCGGTATACAATGATGAAAAAACAATAGTTAATGCCATAACATCAGTTTTAAATCAAAACTTTCAAGGTGGCTTAGAAATCATCATTGTTAATGATGGCTCTACCGATAGTACACACTGCCTAGTTGATGATTTAATAGAAAAAAAACCCCTTAAACCTATAAGATATTACAGGACTGAGAATTATGGTGTGTCGCATGCAAGAAATATTGGAATATCCAATAGCATTGGAAAGTTTTTGGTGTTTCTAGATTCTGATGATCTAATGCATGTGAATAAGTTGCAAGTTACAAGTGATATAATAAAATTTAATAAAAATGTTGATGTAATTGGGCATGACTACAGCATTTCTGATGGTGAATGTATTACAAGTAGTAAAAAATATTTTATTTCATCATATTTAAAATTTGTTCCTAAGCATAAGGTCCTTATTAAAAATTTCGCAGCAACTTCAAGTTGGACTGTAAGGAACACTAATACTATTATGTTTGATGAAAAGCTTAGGTATGCAGAAGACCATGACTATATTTTACGATCTGCATTTAATGGTATGAAATTATTTTATTATTCAGATAAATTAATTTCCCTAGACCGTGAAATTATGTCTGAGGGTGGGCTCAGTTCTAATCATTTATTAATGAGGGCTGGTGAAATAAAAATGTACTTGAAACTTTATAAAGTTAATCCATATTTAACTTTATTAACTCCATTTCTAGTTCTTTATTCAATATCGAAACATTTAGTTAAGTTTTTGTTTCGGTAG
- a CDS encoding type II toxin-antitoxin system YafQ family toxin: MYELEYSTQFKKDFKKVNKMSIPDIVEVGNIISKLQRGETLDAKNVDHSLTGNWVEFRDCHIKPDLLLIYRIFDGQLQLARVGSHSDLF; this comes from the coding sequence ATGTATGAGTTAGAATACTCAACTCAATTTAAGAAAGACTTCAAAAAAGTAAACAAGATGTCTATTCCTGACATTGTTGAAGTCGGGAACATAATATCCAAGCTGCAACGTGGTGAAACGCTCGATGCTAAAAATGTCGACCACTCATTAACTGGAAATTGGGTAGAGTTTCGAGACTGCCACATAAAGCCAGATCTATTACTCATCTACCGAATTTTCGACGGACAACTCCAACTGGCAAGGGTTGGCTCGCATAGTGATTTGTTCTGA
- a CDS encoding acyltransferase family protein, producing the protein MKDRFEVLDSFRGLCAISVVIYHMNVFGTVTELDFFRGSYLFVEFFFVLSGFVLSHGYLNRKDVGFKEFFIGRLFRLYPLHIFTLSLVLLFQIIKVIALNFNVSFEAEPFTGPYNIAQLLPNILLLQSWSFITIPTSFNAPAWSISVEFYMYFIFFLLVCLFGRRSIVLSTVLSMIFFIFIIGEFEFSTPNVARGISCFFGGVLFYYFYELIKDLHLEVHRILATIVEFLLLLAIYFSVSSDFNFVGPISSLLFMISVLVFSFELGAISSFFKLKFFKLMGLLSFSIYLTHCVVINYIGAMIKLISKVVGGEFYFTLNDVNYIDFGGLLYNYIYIFSILALTFIFSIFTYNFVEIKSVRYGKRVIHNIKGHEH; encoded by the coding sequence ATGAAAGACCGTTTTGAAGTTTTAGATAGTTTTAGAGGGCTTTGTGCCATATCTGTTGTTATATACCATATGAATGTGTTTGGTACTGTAACGGAATTAGATTTTTTCCGTGGTAGTTATTTATTTGTTGAATTTTTTTTTGTTTTAAGTGGTTTTGTTCTTTCTCATGGCTACTTAAATAGAAAAGATGTTGGATTCAAAGAGTTTTTTATTGGGCGTTTATTTAGGCTATATCCTCTGCATATCTTTACACTGTCATTAGTATTACTATTCCAAATAATAAAAGTCATTGCTTTAAATTTCAATGTTAGTTTTGAAGCTGAGCCTTTTACAGGACCTTATAATATTGCACAATTATTACCTAACATACTGCTTTTGCAATCCTGGAGCTTTATAACTATACCGACATCTTTTAATGCTCCAGCATGGAGTATTAGTGTTGAATTTTATATGTATTTTATTTTTTTCTTGCTAGTTTGTTTGTTTGGTCGGAGAAGTATTGTTCTTTCAACAGTTTTAAGTATGATTTTTTTTATATTTATTATTGGAGAATTCGAGTTTAGTACACCTAATGTAGCTAGAGGTATAAGCTGCTTTTTTGGTGGAGTTTTGTTTTATTATTTTTATGAATTAATTAAAGATCTACACCTTGAAGTCCATAGGATTTTAGCAACGATAGTTGAGTTTTTATTACTCTTGGCAATATATTTTTCTGTTAGCAGCGATTTTAATTTTGTAGGCCCTATTTCCTCATTACTTTTCATGATTTCAGTCCTTGTTTTTTCCTTTGAGTTAGGAGCCATTTCAAGCTTTTTTAAATTAAAGTTTTTTAAGTTAATGGGGCTTTTATCTTTTTCAATTTATTTGACTCATTGTGTTGTAATAAATTACATAGGTGCAATGATTAAGCTTATATCGAAGGTTGTCGGGGGCGAATTTTACTTTACTTTGAATGATGTTAACTATATTGATTTTGGGGGGTTATTATATAATTATATTTATATTTTTTCTATACTAGCCCTGACTTTTATTTTTTCCATTTTTACTTACAACTTTGTTGAGATTAAATCTGTTCGTTATGGAAAAAGAGTTATCCATAATATTAAGGGGCATGAACACTAA
- a CDS encoding glycosyltransferase, whose protein sequence is MKKVLILTYEMLPYSSTFGGCQRMYFLAENLTSQGVSVSVIAAKKNKKNHFGKLVNFDSIFFGSNNKLESDIGNATSRYNPLDFFKSLLRKVVDKVINPFFNEPSNLLALRAFLWIKKYRDDIFNHISNNDFDTVIISGPPFTLFSISKGIKRQFPGVKVILDYRDPWGIWNGNKSIAFYRERSFIDNSDEIVVVTPAAKVSTEKFFTLNKPVKVIYNGFSNDSWNSMKPLDEVRSCLIRIAFIGSIDFKDNSYRSTKVFFEAYDLFKDRFELLFVGASDTSEARSLLSKYENLKIIPNVDQTKSLSYMMTSDILLTLHTTNDSSGSFLIQGKVFDYLRSGKLLYSIGNESDYTNIFIKNNSLGFTSKNSKEEIIEVLESIIELHSSTGLKRRIVIDIDEYSREFQNRKYLGIINEGEEQL, encoded by the coding sequence ATGAAAAAAGTTTTAATATTAACCTACGAGATGTTGCCGTATTCAAGCACATTTGGTGGATGCCAGAGAATGTACTTTCTTGCTGAAAATCTTACTTCTCAAGGAGTTTCAGTTTCGGTAATTGCTGCAAAAAAAAATAAAAAAAATCACTTTGGTAAATTAGTTAACTTTGACTCGATTTTTTTTGGAAGCAATAATAAACTGGAATCGGATATCGGTAATGCCACTTCAAGATACAATCCTTTAGATTTTTTTAAATCATTACTCAGAAAGGTTGTAGATAAAGTCATAAATCCATTTTTTAATGAGCCCTCAAACCTATTAGCTTTGAGGGCATTTTTATGGATAAAGAAATATAGAGATGATATTTTTAACCATATATCGAATAACGATTTTGATACTGTTATTATTAGTGGACCACCATTTACTCTTTTCTCTATATCTAAGGGTATAAAGCGTCAATTTCCTGGTGTAAAAGTTATTTTAGATTACAGAGACCCTTGGGGTATTTGGAATGGTAATAAAAGTATAGCATTTTATCGTGAGCGGAGTTTTATTGATAATTCAGATGAAATTGTAGTAGTTACACCAGCTGCAAAAGTAAGTACTGAAAAGTTTTTCACATTAAATAAACCTGTAAAAGTGATTTATAATGGGTTTTCTAATGATAGCTGGAATTCAATGAAACCTTTAGATGAAGTACGCAGCTGTCTAATCAGGATTGCTTTTATTGGTAGTATTGACTTTAAAGACAATTCCTATAGAAGTACTAAGGTATTTTTTGAAGCATACGATTTGTTTAAAGATCGTTTTGAACTTTTGTTTGTTGGTGCATCTGATACAAGTGAAGCTAGAAGTCTATTAAGTAAATATGAAAACTTAAAAATCATTCCCAATGTTGACCAAACTAAATCTCTTAGTTACATGATGACATCTGACATTCTTCTAACCTTGCACACTACGAATGATTCTTCTGGTTCATTTTTAATCCAAGGTAAGGTGTTTGATTACTTAAGAAGTGGAAAGTTATTATACTCTATTGGCAATGAAAGCGATTATACAAATATCTTCATAAAGAATAATTCCTTAGGGTTTACTTCTAAAAATAGTAAAGAAGAGATTATAGAGGTATTAGAAAGTATCATTGAGTTACATAGTTCTACAGGATTAAAGCGGAGAATTGTTATAGATATTGACGAATATTCTCGAGAGTTTCAAAATAGAAAATACTTAGGTATAATTAATGAAGGTGAGGAACAGTTATGA
- the rfbC gene encoding dTDP-4-dehydrorhamnose 3,5-epimerase → MKIIGTHISDVKIIEPSVFGDERGFFMETWNQKQFEELVTGKPTQFVQDNHSKSKKGILRGLHYQTENTQGKLIRVVSGEVFDVAVDIRKGSPTFGQWVGEYLSAENKRQLWVPEGFAHGFYVTSDEAEFVYKCTDYYNPSAERSIAWNDENLAIDWPISVKPLLSGKDKQGSKLSKDTSILI, encoded by the coding sequence ATGAAAATAATTGGTACCCACATTTCTGATGTGAAAATTATTGAACCAAGTGTATTTGGTGATGAGCGTGGTTTCTTTATGGAAACCTGGAATCAAAAGCAATTTGAAGAACTAGTAACGGGAAAGCCGACTCAATTTGTACAAGATAATCACTCTAAATCGAAGAAAGGTATCTTACGCGGCCTGCATTACCAAACTGAAAACACCCAAGGTAAGTTAATTCGCGTTGTTTCTGGTGAAGTGTTTGATGTTGCAGTCGATATTCGAAAAGGCTCACCAACTTTTGGGCAGTGGGTAGGAGAGTACTTATCTGCTGAAAACAAACGTCAATTGTGGGTGCCAGAAGGGTTTGCTCATGGGTTCTACGTGACAAGTGATGAGGCGGAGTTTGTTTATAAGTGTACGGACTATTATAACCCATCAGCAGAACGCTCAATTGCTTGGAATGATGAAAATTTAGCTATTGATTGGCCTATCTCAGTCAAGCCTTTATTATCAGGAAAAGATAAGCAAGGCAGCAAACTTTCTAAGGATACTTCCATTTTAATATGA
- a CDS encoding glycosyltransferase family protein: MNVYISVISHGHSELMNRLLCLPALAEKYQVVVKSNKPQDKFDAWISHPNVHWINDGYGYGFGHNNNIAFNHCCSKLGMVEDDCFIILNPDVVIEVCEIERLIFDMQEKQVKLAAINLFKDNEFTNYDNSIRNFPSLIQFSKSFLGLGNSSILDKSSLSAPSQVDWAAGSFLAFQARHYANLGGFDENYFMYCEDIDICYRSYLVGERTMYYPDIKARHLAKHENRKLISKHFYWHVISVIRFLFTKAGLTKAKSDLTLDKLL, from the coding sequence ATGAATGTTTATATTTCTGTAATATCACATGGCCACTCAGAATTAATGAACCGGTTATTGTGTTTACCCGCTTTAGCTGAAAAATATCAAGTTGTAGTTAAAAGTAATAAACCTCAAGATAAGTTTGATGCTTGGATTTCACATCCGAATGTTCATTGGATAAATGATGGATATGGGTATGGTTTTGGTCATAATAATAATATTGCTTTTAATCACTGTTGTTCAAAGCTTGGGATGGTTGAAGATGATTGTTTTATTATTTTAAACCCTGACGTTGTTATTGAGGTTTGTGAAATTGAGCGACTAATTTTTGATATGCAAGAAAAACAAGTTAAGTTGGCTGCAATTAATCTGTTTAAAGATAATGAATTTACTAATTATGATAACTCCATTCGAAACTTTCCTTCTTTAATTCAATTTTCAAAATCTTTCTTAGGGTTAGGGAACAGCTCAATATTAGATAAATCTTCATTAAGTGCCCCATCTCAAGTTGATTGGGCGGCAGGCTCTTTTTTGGCATTTCAAGCTCGCCACTATGCTAATCTTGGTGGCTTCGATGAGAACTACTTTATGTATTGTGAAGATATTGATATTTGTTATCGAAGCTATTTAGTTGGAGAGAGAACTATGTATTACCCTGATATAAAAGCGCGACATTTGGCTAAACATGAAAACAGAAAACTTATCTCGAAACATTTTTATTGGCATGTGATAAGTGTAATACGCTTTTTGTTTACTAAGGCGGGTTTAACAAAAGCTAAGTCAGACTTGACTCTAGATAAACTGTTATAG
- a CDS encoding transposase, translating to MTQARSTQVSLQDTAYYHCISRCVRRAFLCGEDKYSGQNFEHRRVWLVERMRLLSQVFAIDVCAYAIMSNHYHLVLHVNTASVESWNDEEVVQRWITLYKAPLLVSRWLSGELKSKAEINKTLELIDEWRERLQDISWFMRNLNEFVAREANKEEGCKGRFWEGRFKSQALLDEKALLSCMAYVDLNPVRAGMAQSLEESEFTSVYERIHSMACKGDEGKGEVVSLPAKGLAGFLGNERQMQPSVFSKIGGIEFSLLDYLALVEALGQVVRPNKRGYIPPCDNTTLERLNMGAEEWLKLSESFGGKFRCAVGSAQELESYALHTNRAWVSGQSLMTACDA from the coding sequence ATGACTCAAGCACGCTCAACTCAAGTTTCCCTTCAAGATACTGCTTACTATCACTGTATTTCACGGTGTGTACGTCGCGCGTTTTTGTGTGGCGAGGATAAGTATTCAGGGCAAAACTTTGAGCATCGCCGAGTTTGGCTGGTCGAACGTATGAGGTTGCTAAGCCAAGTGTTTGCGATTGATGTGTGTGCCTATGCCATTATGTCTAATCACTACCATTTGGTGTTGCATGTTAATACGGCGTCGGTGGAATCTTGGAATGACGAAGAGGTCGTTCAGCGTTGGATTACGTTATACAAAGCGCCTTTGCTGGTGAGTCGTTGGCTGAGTGGTGAGTTAAAATCTAAAGCTGAAATCAACAAAACGCTTGAGCTTATTGATGAATGGCGTGAGCGTTTGCAGGACATCTCTTGGTTCATGCGTAACCTGAATGAGTTTGTCGCTCGTGAAGCGAATAAAGAAGAAGGTTGTAAAGGCCGCTTCTGGGAAGGGCGGTTTAAGTCTCAAGCTTTGTTGGATGAAAAAGCGCTGTTAAGCTGCATGGCTTATGTGGATTTGAATCCGGTTCGGGCTGGCATGGCGCAATCATTAGAGGAATCTGAATTTACTTCCGTCTATGAACGCATTCATTCTATGGCTTGCAAAGGCGATGAAGGTAAAGGCGAGGTCGTCTCTTTACCCGCTAAAGGCTTGGCTGGCTTTTTAGGGAATGAGCGACAAATGCAGCCTTCGGTGTTTTCTAAGATAGGGGGCATTGAGTTCTCTTTGTTGGATTATTTAGCCCTAGTGGAAGCATTAGGCCAAGTGGTTCGGCCAAACAAGCGTGGTTATATTCCGCCATGTGATAATACGACTCTTGAACGGCTTAATATGGGGGCTGAGGAATGGCTTAAACTCTCAGAAAGCTTTGGGGGCAAATTTCGCTGTGCTGTTGGGTCTGCTCAAGAGCTTGAAAGCTATGCATTGCACACCAACCGAGCGTGGGTATCGGGACAAAGCTTGATGACGGCTTGTGACGCCTAG
- a CDS encoding glycosyltransferase — protein MKPKLLILVVNYNLDLKLSATINSLIKSRDILSSSDVLIWENGPISSSNSSVEFLNTTGVNFHYRFSRENKGLSYIYNTVIREYVSNYDYLVILDNDSIFDSEFFSSINKAISYDPEINLLVPLIKHEEKLISPSNLNFIFMERWQSDEVGKISSVDRFAINSGMVIKSSFLLNEFPGYNELIKFYGTDDDFFNKYSKINKYFYVLDYVFSHDFSMFSEQTLDKELFRFKERCTAYRYVYSSSFLKGAFLKVYLFLVALKLAFKFRSLRFLI, from the coding sequence ATGAAACCTAAGTTACTAATTCTTGTTGTAAATTATAATCTTGACTTGAAATTAAGCGCTACAATTAATTCGTTGATAAAATCTAGGGATATATTATCTTCTAGTGACGTGCTTATCTGGGAGAATGGACCGATTAGTTCTAGTAACTCAAGTGTAGAATTTTTAAACACTACTGGCGTTAATTTTCATTATAGGTTTTCGAGAGAAAACAAAGGTTTATCATATATATATAACACGGTTATAAGAGAATATGTTTCTAATTATGACTACTTGGTTATTTTGGATAATGATTCAATATTCGATAGTGAATTTTTTTCTTCTATTAACAAAGCCATCAGTTATGATCCGGAAATTAATTTACTTGTACCATTAATAAAACATGAGGAAAAATTGATAAGCCCCTCAAACTTGAATTTCATATTTATGGAGAGGTGGCAGTCTGATGAAGTTGGAAAAATATCATCGGTAGATAGATTTGCTATAAACAGTGGAATGGTTATAAAATCCTCATTTCTTTTAAATGAGTTTCCTGGCTATAATGAGCTAATTAAATTTTATGGTACAGACGACGATTTTTTTAATAAATACTCGAAAATCAATAAGTATTTTTATGTTTTAGATTATGTGTTTTCTCATGATTTCTCGATGTTCAGTGAGCAAACTTTAGATAAGGAATTGTTTCGTTTTAAGGAGCGATGCACTGCCTATCGATACGTCTATTCTAGCAGTTTTTTAAAAGGAGCCTTTTTGAAAGTATACTTATTCTTAGTCGCTTTGAAATTGGCCTTTAAATTTAGAAGTCTTAGGTTTCTTATTTAA
- a CDS encoding EpsG family protein: MGPDTPMYLGFLKYLQSEPDTLMIYEPLYTFLSAFLLFILNEPRVVLSCYVVIFTLVLLFSVKKVDTQGVIVASIVVPIFYIDMTMNAIRIGLAFSVILYSMKALSDRKYTFFFILSVIATMLHISAIVVSGLIYVIFSKGCKKVIIFIASIAFVLLYFNDYIVAKLTAYETMSSPSASSGLSVLFLSLSFIFVWIKYPYLRKGSERVILYLLFFTIMSYLLVFVSYAGLRIQNLVFITIFCAFIVHLRRRNLVIRKNAYIYFCLVGLCGFLFKFRIFLSTYGLGDSPFLPYHFFWN, encoded by the coding sequence GTGGGTCCTGATACTCCAATGTATTTGGGTTTTTTAAAATATTTGCAATCTGAACCTGATACTTTAATGATTTACGAACCATTGTATACATTTTTATCTGCATTCTTGTTATTTATACTTAATGAACCTAGAGTTGTACTCTCATGTTATGTGGTTATATTTACTTTGGTTTTACTTTTTTCAGTGAAGAAAGTGGATACTCAAGGCGTTATTGTTGCTTCTATCGTTGTCCCCATATTCTATATAGATATGACAATGAATGCTATTAGGATAGGGCTGGCATTTAGTGTTATTTTATATTCTATGAAAGCATTATCAGATAGAAAATACACATTTTTCTTTATTCTTTCTGTCATTGCAACAATGCTTCATATATCGGCTATAGTAGTCTCCGGACTTATTTATGTTATATTTAGTAAGGGATGCAAGAAAGTCATTATTTTCATTGCATCTATAGCTTTTGTTTTATTGTATTTTAATGATTACATTGTTGCAAAGTTAACAGCTTATGAAACTATGAGCTCGCCTAGTGCATCATCAGGTCTCTCCGTATTGTTTCTATCTCTTAGTTTTATTTTTGTTTGGATCAAGTATCCTTACTTAAGAAAGGGAAGTGAACGAGTAATATTATATTTATTATTTTTTACTATTATGTCTTACCTTCTTGTTTTTGTAAGTTATGCGGGATTAAGAATTCAAAATTTAGTTTTCATTACTATATTTTGTGCTTTCATCGTTCATCTAAGACGTCGAAATTTAGTAATAAGGAAAAATGCATATATATACTTTTGCCTGGTTGGTTTGTGTGGCTTCTTATTTAAGTTTCGAATTTTCTTATCAACTTATGGTTTAGGTGACTCTCCCTTTCTTCCTTACCACTTTTTTTGGAATTAA
- a CDS encoding glycosyltransferase family protein, with the protein MSKPKILFIQDDAEVLGGTKTLISRLAKQLIEQDFEVSILFKSSDANTSVLSIFPKGCKLKFISVEAQRKVLYPYNIKEHIPKLDSEYHAIISLSFDGYYFSKVLGQFYNIKGPKYWYVVNPEVYIDDPLTTKAKRMLMKGDNENNFIFMNKECSYQFSDVFEHKIVPLPVSMRKETNPNNHSYTIVSIGRICSLMKTYNWSLIPVIIKLKEKFPNLVWYIYGDGGSEDVEDLKKTIMSNDCGGFIKYMGKVEYNDMERVLDGKSMFIGMGTSAVEAASTGIPTIVPIAFEKKPVSYGFLHELPAGNVGEKSLGLKVQNISSLINKVFEFNENEFILLSEKTKKSALQFKDDVVFNKFLLAISDGSADKPSSQIDKFEHYLLFLMARVFRVTKRLVIRKIRD; encoded by the coding sequence ATGAGCAAACCAAAAATATTATTTATTCAAGATGATGCTGAGGTTTTAGGTGGAACAAAAACATTAATTTCAAGATTGGCTAAACAGCTAATAGAACAAGATTTCGAAGTTTCAATATTATTTAAATCATCTGATGCAAATACTAGCGTCCTTAGTATATTCCCTAAAGGCTGTAAGCTAAAATTTATTAGCGTAGAAGCCCAGAGAAAAGTTCTTTATCCATATAATATAAAGGAACACATACCAAAATTAGATTCCGAATATCATGCAATTATATCATTATCATTTGATGGATATTATTTTAGCAAAGTGCTAGGTCAATTCTATAATATAAAAGGTCCCAAATATTGGTATGTAGTTAATCCAGAAGTATATATAGATGATCCATTAACGACAAAAGCAAAAAGAATGCTAATGAAAGGGGACAATGAGAATAATTTTATTTTTATGAATAAAGAGTGTTCATATCAGTTCTCTGATGTTTTTGAACACAAGATTGTGCCTCTTCCTGTGAGCATGAGAAAAGAAACCAATCCTAATAATCATTCTTATACAATAGTTTCTATAGGTCGTATTTGTTCTCTGATGAAAACATACAATTGGTCTCTGATTCCAGTAATAATTAAATTGAAAGAAAAATTCCCAAATTTAGTTTGGTATATTTATGGAGATGGTGGAAGTGAAGATGTTGAAGATTTAAAAAAGACGATAATGAGTAACGACTGTGGTGGCTTTATAAAATATATGGGAAAAGTTGAATACAATGATATGGAAAGAGTACTCGATGGTAAGAGTATGTTTATTGGTATGGGGACATCAGCTGTAGAGGCTGCTTCTACAGGTATTCCCACTATAGTTCCTATCGCATTTGAAAAAAAACCAGTTAGTTATGGTTTTCTTCATGAACTTCCTGCTGGTAATGTTGGTGAAAAGTCATTAGGTCTAAAAGTGCAAAATATCAGTTCATTGATTAATAAGGTATTTGAATTTAATGAAAATGAATTTATTCTCTTGTCAGAGAAAACAAAGAAATCAGCGTTACAGTTTAAAGATGATGTTGTTTTTAATAAATTTTTATTAGCAATTAGTGATGGGAGTGCTGATAAACCATCAAGTCAAATTGATAAGTTTGAACATTATTTATTATTTTTAATGGCTCGAGTATTTAGAGTAACTAAACGCTTAGTTATTAGAAAGATCAGAGATTAA
- a CDS encoding acyltransferase family protein, producing the protein MMFLFVRRSSSDNNFDIIRIALALIVLFYHAGVLSGHTYFSMFPGSFAVQAFFIVSGYLITRSYIVNNDIKKYVKSRLLRVCPLYFFVILLSFLLGLLVSDLSFYNYVNNGGFDYLIYNLLFLNFLKPSLPGVFDESIINGSLWTLKIEVLFYLTVPFLFGFLNRWFQRPKVILLIGITSIISYYLIGFFISKYSLPPSLNNQLPSLMSYFMVGAMFNYVVLINRIRLLLVPSLLLLLLGFNPITQPILVGLVIYILAFNVPIFKISKRVGDISYGIYLWHFPVIQALIFYGFYDNVYFGVLLSLCLVLLLSYLSWHVIEKRVLNR; encoded by the coding sequence ATGATGTTTCTATTTGTAAGGCGTTCTAGTAGTGATAATAATTTTGATATAATTAGAATTGCTTTAGCTTTAATTGTTTTATTTTACCATGCAGGTGTATTGAGTGGACATACGTACTTTAGTATGTTTCCTGGTTCATTTGCCGTTCAAGCATTTTTTATCGTCAGTGGTTATTTAATTACCAGAAGTTATATAGTTAATAATGATATTAAAAAATATGTTAAATCACGTCTATTAAGGGTGTGTCCATTATATTTTTTTGTAATATTACTGTCATTTTTACTAGGATTATTAGTTTCTGATTTAAGTTTTTATAATTACGTCAATAACGGTGGGTTTGATTATTTAATATACAACTTATTGTTTCTTAATTTTTTAAAGCCAAGTTTGCCTGGAGTTTTTGATGAGAGTATTATAAATGGTTCTCTCTGGACCTTAAAAATTGAGGTGCTATTTTATTTAACTGTCCCATTTCTATTCGGATTCTTAAATCGTTGGTTTCAAAGACCTAAAGTTATTTTATTAATTGGTATTACTTCTATTATCTCTTATTATTTAATTGGTTTTTTTATTAGTAAATATTCTTTACCACCTTCTCTCAACAATCAGTTACCATCTCTTATGTCATATTTCATGGTTGGAGCTATGTTTAATTATGTGGTGTTAATTAATAGAATAAGGCTATTACTGGTACCATCATTATTGCTATTATTATTAGGTTTTAACCCTATTACTCAACCAATTTTAGTTGGTTTAGTAATATATATCCTAGCTTTTAATGTCCCAATATTTAAGATATCAAAAAGAGTTGGAGACATTTCGTACGGCATCTACTTGTGGCACTTTCCTGTAATTCAAGCTCTTATATTTTATGGTTTTTATGATAATGTATATTTTGGTGTCCTCTTGTCTTTATGCTTGGTGTTGCTGTTATCTTATTTAAGCTGGCACGTTATTGAAAAAAGGGTACTTAATCGGTAA
- a CDS encoding type II toxin-antitoxin system RelB/DinJ family antitoxin: MKNEMLSTRIDHDTKVAFTNICDEVGLSTSQAIKLFAKAVINHGGIPFDLRVPQPNDVTSAAIMELIEGKGHKTNSVDSLLSELTEGKVNNV; this comes from the coding sequence ATGAAAAATGAAATGCTGAGTACACGTATTGATCACGATACTAAAGTCGCTTTTACAAATATTTGTGATGAGGTTGGTTTAAGCACTTCCCAGGCAATAAAACTATTCGCGAAAGCTGTAATCAACCACGGCGGAATACCTTTTGATTTAAGGGTACCACAGCCAAACGATGTGACTTCTGCTGCCATCATGGAGCTTATTGAAGGTAAGGGACATAAAACGAATTCAGTTGATTCTCTACTATCTGAGCTCACTGAAGGTAAAGTTAACAATGTATGA